The Arthrobacter sp. NicSoilC5 genome has a window encoding:
- a CDS encoding TetR/AcrR family transcriptional regulator, with protein MDDARGTAADQPRPLTPRQRARSQTAADIVRLGRQHLATDGAAALSLRAVARDLGVVSSAVYRYVESRDELLTLLLIDAFGELGDEVDAAVAAAPEGDHLGRFLALGGAVRTWALREPASYALLFGSPVPGYNAPAERTTGPGTRVIISLIGILDAASRAGQLAVVGPSPQLPPTLAADLEAIRREFGLAIPDELVARGVLVWSSLFGAVSFEVFNQYGPDTFRAPHELFDHHLAVLAGTAGLPAQSS; from the coding sequence ATGGATGACGCCCGCGGAACAGCCGCCGACCAGCCCCGGCCCCTGACGCCCCGGCAGCGCGCACGGTCGCAGACGGCGGCGGACATTGTCCGGCTGGGCCGGCAGCACCTGGCCACCGACGGTGCGGCCGCCCTCTCCCTGAGGGCCGTGGCGAGGGATCTGGGAGTGGTGTCCTCCGCCGTCTACCGCTACGTGGAGAGCCGGGACGAGCTGCTCACCTTGCTGCTTATCGATGCCTTCGGTGAACTGGGGGACGAAGTGGACGCGGCCGTTGCGGCGGCCCCGGAGGGTGACCATCTTGGCCGGTTCCTGGCCCTGGGCGGAGCCGTCAGGACGTGGGCCCTGCGCGAGCCTGCCAGCTATGCGCTCCTGTTCGGCAGTCCGGTTCCCGGCTACAACGCCCCGGCCGAACGCACCACGGGTCCCGGCACGCGCGTCATCATCAGCCTCATCGGCATCCTGGACGCCGCCTCCCGGGCGGGGCAATTGGCGGTTGTGGGACCATCCCCGCAGCTTCCGCCCACGCTGGCCGCCGACCTGGAGGCCATCCGCCGGGAATTCGGGCTGGCTATCCCGGACGAGCTGGTGGCGCGGGGCGTTTTGGTGTGGAGCTCCCTTTTCGGTGCCGTCAGCTTCGAAGTGTTCAACCAGTACGGGCCGGACACCTTCCGGGCGCCGCATGAACTCTTCGACCATCACCTCGCCGTCCTGGCGGGGACCGCGGGCCTGCCGGCGCAGTCCTCCTGA
- a CDS encoding NAD-dependent epimerase/dehydratase family protein, whose product MPDIYVVTGAGPVGWTVAEQLADRGRQVRILTRSGSGPDHPLIERISGDAKDPAVLRTAFAGAKAVFHCIHGSAYTAAAWRAELPAAEQAVLSAAQEVGAVVVFPESLYSYSEPDRVITEAGPRRATGGKRGVRTDLLQAREASATPTVSVVAGDFFGPRVRMAHAGERMLAPVLAGKNVSVMGSARQPHSFTYVPDLAGAMIAAADQPSAWNAVWHAPTGPARTQKELAAAFATAAGRPTPKVRVLPGWTIRTAALVSAGARELAEMLYQFERPFVMDSAASEAALGVSHTPLETAAAATVEWWRQQR is encoded by the coding sequence GTGCCTGACATATATGTGGTGACCGGGGCGGGACCGGTGGGGTGGACGGTAGCGGAACAACTGGCGGACCGGGGACGGCAGGTGCGCATCCTGACCCGGTCGGGCAGCGGACCGGACCACCCGCTCATCGAGCGCATCAGCGGGGACGCGAAGGACCCGGCGGTTCTGCGCACTGCCTTTGCCGGCGCCAAAGCCGTCTTCCACTGCATCCACGGCTCGGCATACACCGCGGCCGCGTGGCGGGCAGAGCTGCCTGCCGCCGAACAGGCAGTCCTCAGCGCCGCGCAGGAGGTGGGCGCCGTCGTCGTCTTCCCTGAAAGCCTCTATTCCTACAGCGAGCCGGACCGCGTGATCACCGAGGCGGGCCCGCGCCGGGCCACCGGAGGCAAGCGCGGTGTGCGGACGGACCTGCTGCAGGCGCGCGAGGCCTCGGCCACGCCCACGGTAAGCGTGGTGGCCGGCGACTTCTTTGGGCCGCGCGTCCGGATGGCGCACGCCGGCGAGCGCATGCTGGCCCCGGTCCTTGCGGGAAAGAACGTCAGCGTGATGGGAAGCGCCCGCCAGCCGCACTCGTTCACCTACGTACCCGACCTGGCCGGCGCCATGATCGCGGCCGCGGACCAGCCGTCCGCCTGGAATGCCGTGTGGCATGCCCCGACGGGGCCGGCGCGCACGCAGAAGGAACTTGCAGCGGCCTTCGCTACGGCGGCGGGACGGCCCACCCCGAAGGTGCGCGTCCTTCCCGGCTGGACCATCCGGACGGCGGCACTGGTTTCAGCCGGCGCCCGCGAGCTGGCGGAGATGCTGTACCAGTTTGAGCGGCCCTTCGTCATGGACTCCGCAGCTTCCGAGGCAGCGCTTGGAGTCAGCCACACGCCGCTGGAAACGGCTGCTGCCGCCACCGTGGAATGGTGGCGGCAGCAGCGGTAG